Within Deltaproteobacteria bacterium, the genomic segment ACCAGGCCTACCAACAAGCCATCATCCAGGCCCAGAGAGATTACGGGAAGCCCTTTGTGGTGATCAGCATTCCCGGATCCGAGACGGATTTCGGCGCCGACTTTTTTAAGGCCGGTATTCCTTTTTTCGAATCTGCCGAAAGGGCCATGGGCACCTATGCAGTGATCCGGCGCAATCAGCTTTGGCGTCAGGGAAGGAGAAAGGTTCATGTTTCCTATCCAATTTGACTTTCGGGTCCTGGAGAGCCTTCCGGCACCCGAACAGGAAGAGATTACCCGGGTCATTCAGATCCTGAGGACCTTGATGCACCGACGGGTCCTTCCCTTTTTCAGAAAGCGGGGGACCGACCCCGGTAAGATCAACCGGCAGGCCGAACTCCTGGTTATCGAACGGCTCGATGATGAAGCAAACCGCATCCGAACCGTAAGCATCATCACCAAAGGGGAGAAGAATTGGACGATCCATATCCATGAGCGGGTCTTCGACTACCTGGCCTTTGTCTTTCCTACCCATCCCGATTCCAAACTGGGTGGAGACCGGGGAGAAGAAGGCAAAATGCTGGCCTTTTCCGAATTCCTCCTCCGGCACGAGATCGAGCATGCCCTTCACCCTGAAAAAACCGAAAAAGAAGTGATCCTATCCGATGTCGACTTTGCCATGGATCGCCGGGCCGAAGACCCGACCTTTTACCGGATGCTTCGGAATGCCCTGGCCGATGAAATGACCGGGCTTAAAGGGCAACCCTATCTGAAACTTTTTAATGCCGCTGAGCAGGAACAGACCTCTGAGGATCTGATTTTTTTAATCCTGTCCGAGCTGGCGGCCTGCCTGGCCGATGGTCCCGAGGAATTGGTGGAAGGTCTCTTTTTTATCCTCGACGGAGACATGGCTTTGAGATTGCTGGGCGAATACTTCCGGCGGAGCCGGAATACCGCCTATTCGCTGATGGGGCGGACGAATTTCCTTCGCCGGGTCCTTCGCCTTTTTTCCATCCTTATCGCCGGTGATGAAAAAAAAGCGGTTGATATTTTTAAAACCTTCCGGGAACGATGGGGGCTGATGGATCTCTTTCGCGAACTGGATCTGTCGGATAGAAACCTGGAAGGCCTCGATATGCAAGAGGCTTATTCCTTCTTTAAAGGGGCCTTGAAGAACCTGACTGAGCAGTTGACGATTCGCCTCCCGGCCGCCCCGCCGTCGCCGGTACCCGCGGTCCGGGCCGTAGAACCGGCCCCCCCTCCGGTAAAAAGCCTTAAGGATCGCATCGAAGCGGTCCGAAATGATCCGGCCTTTCCCCGCCAGGCCCTGGAGGTCATAGATAAAAACCGGGCCAGCGCCATCGGCCAAAGCGGTCCCAAGTATACCGAACTCATTGAAACCCTGCTGGCCATTCCCTGGGGAAAAACCCACTGGATCGAGGTGTCCCCGGAGGCCTTCGAGCAAGGACTTAACAGCACCCATTATGGGCTCCAGGGACCCAAAGAGATGGTTTGCGATTTTTTTACCAATCTTATCTGGCGTTACCAACAGTGGGGCCGGGATAAGAATTTCCGTCCGCGACGAACAGGTAGCGCCTTCCTTTTCGTGGGTCCTCCTGGGGTTGGAAAAACCTCCTTTGCCATTTCCATCGCCCAGAATCTTGGCATCCCCTATCATAAAGTCTCCCTGGGCGGTATGCGCGACGAGACGGATATGAAGGGCCACGGATTTACCTATGAAGGTTCCAAACCGGGGGCTATCGTCCAGGGGTTGATCAAGATGGGGGTCATGAACGGGATGTTTATTCTGGATGAGGCGGACAAGACGGAGAAATTCGCTATCGCTCCGCTGCTGGAGATCCTGGATCCGGAACAGAACCACCTTTTTCATGACAAGTACACCGAAACCACCATCGATATCGACCTCTCCAACTGTCAATTTATCCTGACGGCCAATACCCTGGAAACCGTACCGGCTCCTGTAGTGAATCGCTGTGAGGTGGTTGTCCTTAACCGTTATAGCATCGAAGAGAAGCTGGCCATTGCCAGGCACCACCTGATCGGAAGGGTCCGGGAAAGACACCAGATCGGGCCGGAGGCCATCCACTTCGATCCCGAGCAGGAGGAAGATCTTATCCGTCTCCTGATCAAGGACTATACCTACGAACCGGGGGTCAGAGAACTGGAGCGGATCATTCGCACCCTCTTTTTAAGGGTTCTGCGCCGGGAGATCCTCCTGGGGGGGAAACCCTCGGTGCGACTCACCCGGCGCAAAATAAAGGAAAACCTGCGGGCCCCCAGACGGCCCTGGAAGATTAATGAAGAAGACCGGATTGGGGAGATGCTGGCCCTGGGAGTGGTCGTCGAACTCGGTATCGGATCTATTATTCCCATTCAGGCCACACCCATCCGTCTTGGGACAGAGATTGAGGGGCGACGCCAAAGCTTCCTGAGCATGGTTCAGGCAACAGGCAACATCCAGAAGATCATGGATGAAAGCCGAAAGGTGGCCACCACCGGCATTCTTCATTGCGCAGAAACGCTGGGCATAAAACTGGAACAGATTGAAGCCCCCATCCATCTTCATTTCATGGGGGCCTCCACACCAAAAGACGGGCCGTCGGCCGGCGGGGCGATCGCCCTGGCCCTGACCTCGGCTCTTACGGGCCGTACCATCCGCCGGGATGTGGCCATGACCGGAGAAATCGACACCCAGGGGAGGATAACCCCGATCGGCGGCCTGGCCGAAAAATTGGAGACCGCCTGTGATGCCGGATGCCGGACCATGATCCTCCCTCAGGACAATTTGTTCGGTCCCGACGGGATCGAGAGGCTGCCGACGGCCCTTAAAGAAGAACTGCAGATTCTGACCTACCCGGAATGGCAGGCCGAGCATCCGGCCTTTGATTATGACCGGCACATACTCCAGGTCGTAGGGGTAGAGCATATCGGTCAGGCGGCCCATATCGCTTTCATTGATCAAGAAGAGATGACCGCCCTGGAGGCCCGATTTCTCCCCTACGGAAAATCCATCCAGCCCCTTTATTCTGAAGCACCCGGGGAGAGGCGCTCATGCCTGCCCATCTTCTATGCCAAAGACGAAGGGGAGTTGGATCTGGAAGGACTTCCGGAGAGGGTCTGGCAAAGGTGCCAGGCGGCCTTCCTGGTACGCCCTGAACTGAAAAGGAGGCTGGAGGAAAAAGGCGGTCTGCCACAAGGGCAGGCCAAGCTCCTCGATTTTGACCCCAACGGAAAGGAGATGGCGCCCATCGTTTCCATGATTCAAGAGCATCTGAACTCGGAAGCCTTTTGGCCCGCTTACCAAACCTTGATAGCGCCTTTTTACTTTCTGATCCGGGAAGAGCAATCCCTCAGGAAGATTCCTGGCTTGCGACTCTTTGCCAACAACTACGCCTTTCAGGGGGTGAAGATCAAAAACTGCAAGGCCGTTCTCAACCGGGTGGCCTTTCATCTGGCCCAACTTACTGAAACTGAACTGGCCGCCTGTCCTTTTTGGGTCAAACAAAACGGGATCTATGTGGTGGACCTTTCTTTCATTCCGGAGAAATATCGTCTGGATATCAAGCGGGCCGAGAAAATTTTGGAGGCCGCCCTGAGAAAGTGGCTGGCGGTGGTGGAGGATGCCGACACCATTGGAAGAGAGCAATAAAATTTGAAGACTGCTTCAAATTCAAGGGCCGATACAAATTCATCATGAACGTGCATAAAAAATAAGGAGGATGTTATGAAGGTACTGGCTGTAAATTCAAGCCCTCGGGGTGAGGGTCAGAGTAAAACCGTATTGCTGCTGAACCACCTGGTTCAAGGGATGGGGGAGGCCGGGGCCGAGGTCGAGGTGATCGAGCTTCGGAAGAAAACGATCCGCTATTGTGCCGGCTGTTTTACCTGTTGGACCAAGACCCCGGGTCTGTGCATCCATCAGGACGATATGAGCCGGGATCTCTTTCCTAAATGGCTGGCCAGCGATCTGGTGATTTATGCCTCGCCGCTTTATCATTACACGATCAATGCCGCCATGAAGGCCTTTATCGAACGGACCCTGCCGGTGCTGCAGCCCTTCTTTGAGCAGCACAATGGAACAACCCATCATCCCCTGCGCCAGAACCTGCCCAAGGCGGTTTTCCTTTCGGTGGCCGGTTTTCCGGAAGCAGGTGTTTTTGACCAGATGTCTTCCTGGGTGCAGTTTATTTTTGGAAGCCGGGGGAATCTGGTAGCGGAAATTTACCGGCCGGCGGCCGAGAGTTTGCCTTATCTCGGCGAAAAGGCCCAGGTAATTTATGAAGCCTTCCAACAGGCCGGCCGGGAGATTGTTCGGGATTTAAGGGTCTCTCCGGAAACGATGGCCCAAATCAATCAGGAAATCATCGAGGATAAGGAGGCCTTCGCGACCATGGGCAACCTGTTCTGGAAAACCTGCATTGCCGAAGGGGTAACCCCCAAAGAATTTTACGAAAAAGGCCTCATGCCCCGTCCGGATTCCATCGAGACCTTTATGATTATCATGCCCATGGGATTCAAACCGGAGGCCGCTCATGATCTAAGGGCGGTCATTCAATTCCATTTTTCCGGGGAAGTCGAAGGACACTGCTATTTTCGGATTGAGAATGGCAGCCTGACACCGGTCCAGGGAGAGGCGGAAAAGCCGGACTTGGTTATTTCATCCCCTTTTGAGGTCTGGATGGATATCATGACCGGCAAGGCCGACGGTCAGCAGATGTTTATGGAACAAAAATATCAGGTGGCCGGAGACCTGTCTCTGCTCCTGCGCTTGAGCCAGCTTTTCGGTAAATAGCTTCGCAAACCGGCCCGGGATGCCCTCCCCGGGCCGGTTTGCGATCGGGAATTCCCACCCCCTGCACAGGGTCTTCTCTTAAACCGGAGTTTTATTTTTCCTGGTATTCCGACCCTTGGCAATACCTTGCTTGCTTTTGGGGGCTTCACCCCGTAATCCTCTCAGGGCAAAATCACAATAAAAATGGATAATCTCCTGGTTAGACAGCCTGCCATCCGGAGAATACCAGATATTGACCCGCATAATCATCGAAGCTATGCTGTAAGCCGCCAGCTTAACATCGATTTCCTGAAAATCGCCGGATTTAATGCCCCGGGTAATTATCTTGCAAAGTATCCGGTCGTAGGTGTCCCGTAAGGCCACAAATTTTTTACGTTTGGCTGGCGATAAGCGGTCCAGCCCGATGTCAAAAAGTAATTTATTCGTTTTTTTGTGACCTAAGGCATAGGTGGCATGTTGGATAATAAAAAACCGCAATTGCTCAACCGGGCTGGTAGTTTCATCGTCCTCGAGAGGTTTGATGTAAGAAATGATGGTCTCGATTTGAGACCGAAGGATTTCGTATAGAATAGCCTCTTTTTGCGGAAAAAAATTATAAATGTTGGCCGGCTTGCATCCATAGGCCGTGGCGATATCTTTCATGGTCGTGTCATGGTACCCTTTCTTCCAGAAGAGCAGGACCGCTTCATGCAGAACCCTCTCCTTCTGGGAAGAACCCCCCCTGGTTCTATTCATAACAAAGGTTCCTCTCTGTTCAAGACCGTTTCAATGCCGCGCCATCAAGGCCGGGAATACTATTTAGTTCGAAAATAGGATTTCAAGATGTAAGTTTCAAAAAAAACACTTTTGCAAAAATCAACTGCTTTTTCATTTTGCGTGGCGATCAATCATAATAGGTTTATAATATTTAATATAATGGTTAATGGCCATTAATTAACCGTAACATTTTTCTCCCTCACTATGCATTTTTTTCTTGACATGGTAAAGATAATTTTAATATATAAGTTATCTTTTTTAAAAATCCTTTTTGTCGTTCCGAATCCGTATTCGCCAAAGATCTGCGGTGGCAGTTGATTTTCTTCTTGAATTATGTTCTCGCATTTTACTTGATAAGAAAGTGAGAAGCACACATCATATCATAATACCTTTCTCTAAAGAGCAAATTAGTTTCCAAATTTTTTACCATGGGCAATAGAAAGGAGAAGTAAGATGAAAAGGAATGGTAACTGGATTTTTGTTTTGGTCTGTTTGTTGTCCTTTTTTTCCCTGACGACTTTTATGCCACCCCAGGCCCTGGCGGCTAATGCCAAGTTTGAATTCAACAAAATGGGCGACATGTCGGATTTTGACCCCAACAACCCCGTGATTCCCACGGGGGACACGATCAAGATCGCTATCGTGGCTTCTTTTTCCGGCCCGGCGGCCATAGTGGGGCAGATCTATTATATCTCCGTTCTTTGGGCCGCCCATGACATCAATAAAAGAGGCGGCCTGTTAGTAGACGGAAAAAAGAAGCTGGTTCAGATCATCAAGGCCGACCACATGTCCAAGCCGGACCAGTGCAAAAAGGTCTGCGAAAGGATGATCCTGCAGGAAAAGGTCCATGTCCTCTGGGGCACGGACGGCAGCAATCTGCAAAAGATCATCAACGACGTGGCCAATAAGTACAAGGTCATTTCTCAGAACGCCGCTTCCTTATCCGATGAACTCCAGGATGCCACGAATTTCTCCCGCTATGCCTTCATGTCCTCATTTTCCACCGAGCAGATCGGCCGGGGTATAGCCTATTACTACGGACAGATCCGGAAAAAGGAAAAGAAGTTTTATATCCTCTGCCAGGACTACATGTTCGGACATGCTATGGCAGACGGCTTCAAACATGGTCTGAAAGAATACTATCCGGATGCCCAGATCGTCGGCGAGGATTACCATAAGCTGTTTCTGACCGACTTCGCCCCTTTCCTGACCAAGATCAAGGCCTCCGGGGCCGAGGTGGTTTATACCGGGGACTGGATCCCGGACGCTGCCAACCTTCTGAAGCAGGCCCGGCAGATGGGCATCAACCTGCCCTTTGCCCACACCTTTTTAGATGAACCCAATTTCCTGCATGAAGTGGGGGTCGACGGGACCAAAGGACTGGTCCAGCTCAGCCAGTACGGTGCGGAACTCCCCACCTTCAAGACACCCGATCAGATCAAATACTACAAGACCTGGAACAACCTGTGGAAGAATAAATGGAAGGCCCCTTTCAATACCCGTCTGTTCGAACACGGAGTAGGAAACATAGGCTCCTACACCGAGCAGACTTACTGGCTTCTGAGTGTTATCGAGCGGGCCGGCAGCGTAGATCCGGAAAAGATCATCAAGGTCTGGGAAGGGGACAGCTATCAATATACAACCGGGAAGGTCATGAAAATGCGGGCCTGCGACCACAAGGCGATTCAGGACCTGCATGTCTTTGAATACGTCCCCCCGGAACAACAGAAGGTATCGTTCAATATCCCGCCCAACTATTGGTTCAAGGGTACTTCCAACCCCGGTCCCACCTTTACGATTCCGGCGGCTAAGGTGTTGCCTCTGATGGATCAGAAGCTGGACCGTTGCAAAGGGAAGAGCCCTTCGGGAGATTAACTAAACCCTCATGCCCCGTTGGGCATCACGTGAAAGAATCACAGGGCGCCGATCGCCGGGTCTATGGTCTAAAGGGTTTTAGTCTGTAGCCCCCGGCGGTCGGCCCTGTCAGGCAGGATGCCTGACCTATTTTTACTGAACGTAAACATTTTTTTACTGAACTTAAACCGTTGCAAGAGGATTAGATGGACCCAAAAACCGCAATGTACGTGGCCCAGGGCATACATGGGCTGGCCTACGGCATGATACTTTTCCTGATCGCCTCCGGATTGAATATGATCTTCGGGATGATGGGGATTTTGAATCTGGCCCATACGGCTTTCTTCATGCTTTCCGCCTATTTTTGCTATCAATTTATAACCTGGACCGGGAGCTTCTGGCTGGCCCTGCTCCTGGCCCCGATCATCACCGCCATTTTTGGAATCCTGCTGGAAAGATTGATTCTCCGAAAAGTGCATGTCGGCGGCCATTTACCGGAATTGATCGTCACCGTCGGCTTCGGCATGGTCATACTGGCGGCCGTCAAGATTTTTTGGGGCACGGAGAGCCTGCCGGTGAAGATGCCTCCTGTTCTGGAGGGTCTGGTCATCATAGCCGGTATGGAATATCCGGTCTACCGGCTTTTCGTTATCGGGTTGGCCCTGCTGGTCTTGTTGTTTATGGCTCTGCTGCTTTACAAGACCCGACTGGGCAAAATCGTCCAGGCGGCTGTTTCCGATGCCGATATGGTCAATGCCCTGGGGATCAATATCCCTCTGGTCTTCATGGTGGTCTTTGGCGTGGGGACCTGGCTGGGCGGGGTGGCCGGGGTGGTCATCGCCCCCATCCTGACGGTATTTCCCGGATTGGACGGCCAGGTGGGCATGGATGCCTTTATGGTGGTCGTCACCGGAGGATTCGGGAGCCTCATGGGGGCCTTTATCGTTTCTATTATATTCGGGCTGTTGAGCTCTTATGGCGTGCAGTTCTTTTCTGCTCTGGCGCCGGTCCTGATGTTTGCCTTCATGGCTATTGTCCTGGCCATTCGGCCTATGGGCTTGTTCGGAGAAAGGGAATGATGAATAATACCGGTCGGTGGCTTTTATGGGCGGGGTTAATCCTGGTCCTGATCTTATATCCCAAGTTATTCGGCATCTACTATACCAACTTTTTTGTAACCTTTGCCGTCTTTGCCGTCTTTTCCGTCTCCTATAATTTTCTGCTGGGCTTTACCGGTCTGTTCAGTTTCGGCCATGCCATGTTTTTCGGCACCGGAGGGTACGCCACGGCCCTGGCCCTGAAACATATAGAGGGAATGCCCCTTATCCCGGCCCTCTTGTTCGGTTTTTTTGCCGCAGCCCTCCTGGCCCTCATACTGAGCCCTCTGGTCGTCCGGGTCAGCGGCACGGCTTTTGCGATGCTGCACCTGGCCTTCGGCCAGTTGATGTATGTCCTGGCCCTGAAATTACGAACCATAACCGGCGGCGAGGACGGCATCGGAGGATTTCCCCTGCCTGATTTTCAAATTCCGGGAATCCTGTCGGTCAGCATAAAAGACTCGGCCAACTTCTATTATTTTGCCATGGCCGTCTTAGGGCTCAGCCTCTGGATCATGTGGTTTGTGACCAAAACCCCCTTTGGACAAATACAGACCGGGGTCCGGGATAATAGCAAGCGGGTCGACTACATAGGTTTTAAGGTGCCCCAGACCAAGGCCGCGGTTTATGTGATCTCCGGCGCCTTTGCCGGTGTGGCCGGCTCCATTTATGCCTTGTTCCAGAATCTGATCTCGGCCGACGGCGGGTTGAGTGTTTTGATTTCCTTTACCCCGGTCATCAACGTCATGGTCGGAGGGGTGGCCAGCTTTTTCGGCCCCCTCCTGGGCACCGGAGTCCTCCAGATTTTGACCGAAATAACCACCCGCTATACCGAACGGGTAGAACTGGTGGATGGTCTGATCCTCATTCTGGTCATTCTGTTTGCCCCTCGGGGACTGATGGGCTTTATAACTTACTTGAAACAAAGATGGGGTTCCCCCCTGGCCGCAAAGGCCCCAATGGAGAAGGTTTCATGAATATCCTGGAGACCAAAGGACTGTATAAGGATTTCAAAGGACTGGAAGTCCTGTTCAACGTCAACCTGCAGGTTAGAGAAGGGGAGAGGCATGCCATCATCGGCCCAAACGGCGCCGGCAAAACCACGCTCTTCAATGTGATCACCGGGACCTACCGGCCCAGCCAGGGGAAAATCCATTTCAAAGGAAAGGATGTTTCCGGGGCCAGGCCCCATGAGTTGACCCGGTTGGGCCTGGGGCGATCGTTTCAAATCACCAGTACCTTTCACAATATGACGGCCTTTCAGAATATTCGTCTGGCCATCCTCTCCAAGAATAAGATCCGCTTCAACCTGCTGCATAAAGTGGACAAGATGAAGGAGATCACCCGGGAAACGGAAGAAGTCTTGAAGAGGATCAATCTGGACGGGGAGCGGAATTTTCCGGCCGCTGCATTGTCCTATGGAAAACACCGTTCCCTGGAAATCAGCATGGCCCTGGCCACGAACCCGGACCTGGTCCTCCTCGACGAGCCCACGGCCGGCATGTCCCGGGATGAAACACACACGGCCGTGGATTTGATCCGGCGACTGACCGAAGGGAAAACCATGGTCATCATCGAGCACGATATGGATGTGGTTTTTTCTATTGCCGATCGGATTACCGTTCTCCATTATGGGCAGATTTTAACGACCGGGACGCCGGATGAGATCCGGCAGAACCAGGCGGTGAAGGATGCCTACCTGGGGGAACAGGAGGTTTAAGGATGCTGCTGAATGTACAGGGACTCAATACCTACTACGGGCTGAGCCATGCCTTGCAAAATATCTCCTTACGGGTGGCGCCTGGGGAAATCGTCGCCTTACTGGGGAGAAACGGCATGGGCAAGAGCACCACGCTGAAGAGTGTTATGGGACTTCTCAAACCGAAATCGGGCTCCATCGTCTTTAAAGGCCGGGAGATCTCCGGGCTTCCCCCCTACAAAGTGGCCAGGGAGGGGATAGGCTATGTGCCGGAAGAGAGAAGGATCTTCCCGGAGTTGACCGTGGTGGATAATCTTCAAATCGGTATTAAGGGAGGGAAGATATCCGAAAACATCAACGGGACCAAGTGGACCGTGGAGCGGATCTTCCAGCATTTTCCCAAGCTGAAAGAAAGGTCCGGCTCAAAAGGAAGGTTCTTATCCGGCGGTGAGCAGCAGATGCTGACCATAGGAAGGGCCTTGATGGGCAACCCGGAACTGTTACTGGTTGACGAACCCACCGAAGGGCTGGCCCCGATCATGGTCCAGGAAGTCCGGGACATCCTGGCCGAGATCAACAAGGCCGGAGTTTCGATTTTACTGGTGGAACATAACTTTAAGGTGGCCATGTCGCTGGCCAACCGCGTTTATCTGATGGGCAAGGCCCACGTCGGATTTTCCGGGACCAAAGAAGAATTAAATGCCAACCCCCAGGCCCGGGAAAAATATATGGAAGTTTAAAGCGGCCCGGAGGCTGGACCCCCAAAAAAATAAAATAATAGGACGTCGGACCTCGGGGAGGTTGGGCGATCAGATCGGGTAATTTGAATAGGTCAATCGAATTATGCCGGAGGGGCACCCCAAATCCAGACTCATTATTCCCTCTTTTTTTTCTCTCAATAATCCAATCTTGCTTTCGTAGACATCTCCTAAATTGACAAATCCAATCGATTTTTGTTATTATTCTAAATTAAAAATCCGCCTCCCAAGGAAAAATCAATGGAAAATCAATCGGAAATAAAAAATACCCCATCCCCATCCCCATCCCAGGATCAAGGGTCGCCTTTTTATTTTAAACAACGGTTCAAATTATCGGCTTTGGAGATCATGTTCGGTCTCTTAATTGTAATAGGCCTGATTTATATCGGGTATTTCATTTTATTCCAGGAAAGTTCCGGGACTTCCACAAAATTACAAAAAAAAATAAATTTTATGGAAACCAGTTCCAGGGAACAGGCTGGAAAATTCGACCAAAAGATCAAAGCGATTCAAGACAACCAAACCCAATTGGAAGTACGGCTCAAGTCCCAGGAAGCCATTAACCGGGATCTGTCAACCAAAGTTGGAAAATTGGAGAAGCGCCTGTTAGAGGAGAAGAAACCTCCTGTTGTAAAAGAAAAGATCCAGTACAAAGTCAAAAAAGGGGAAACCCTCCAGGGTATTGCCAAAAAATTCAAGGTCTCTACCGACGAACTGGTCCGATGGAACAAACTGGATAAAAACCACCCGGCACGAACTGGAGATACGCTGATTATTTTTCCCCGATAATAAAATCCATTTAGATTTTATATCCCATGTCCGATGAGATTAAAAAAAGGCAAGAAAAACCCAGAAGGCACTTTAAATGCCATTGTTGCGGCAAAGGGGAAGCCTTTTGCTGGGTTTGCCCTTGTGGATTTCAAATCTGCCAACTTTGCCTCAAGGAAAACGCCTGGGGCCTGACATGTAATAATATTACCTGGATTTGTCCTGATTGCGGGAGAGATCGTTCCTTTTGATCATCGCTCGATCCTTATCTGATGTCAGGCCGGAGGCCTGACCTATTTTGATTAAATAGTTCCCCATATTTGATGGACTGGTAAAAAAGCCGAAAGAGCCCGATTTTGTCATTCCCGTGGAAGCTTGTCCTGGAATATCTTAATCGGGGACGGGAATCCAGTGATTAGAATTGGTTACGTCTGGCCTGGATTCCCGCCTGCGCGGGAATGACGAGTTTTTACAGGGTCATCAGAATTTCAAACCGCAAATAAATTCAAAGGAGAAAAAGATCATGGAACTAAAAGGATCCAGAACAGAGAAGAATATCCTGACTGCTTTCGCCGGGGAATCCCAGGCCAGAAACCGCTACACCTATTTTGCCAGCCAGGCCAAAAAGGAAGGTCTGGTTCAGATGTCATTTATCTTTGAAGAGACCGCCAACCAGGAAAAAGAACATGCCAAACGCCTTTTTAAGTTGCTCTCAGGCGGGGAGGTCGAGATCCGGGCCTCTTTTCCCGCCGGTGTTATCGGGAGTACTGCCGAGAATTTAAAAGCAGCGGCCGGTGGTGAACATTATGAATGGGCTGAAATGTATCCTGGGTTTGCCCGGATAGCCCGAGAAGAAGGTTTTAATGATATAGCCATGATCTTAGAATCCATTGCCGTAGCCGAGAAGCAGCATGAAAAAAGATATCTGGGGCTCCTGGCCAATCTGCAATCCGGCCGGGTTTTTAAAAAGGATAAACCGGTGGTCTGGCGTTGCCTGAATTGCGGCTATCTGCATGAAGGCCCGGAGGCCCCGGACCAGTGCCCGGCCTGCGACCACCCCAGGGATTATTACGAACTATTGAGAGAAAACTGGTAAAAAAAAAGCAAATAGGTTGTTTTTTATTGAAAAATACAGGTTTTCCCCCATGTCTTTTCTGAAACATTTTTGATAGTAGTTTAAATTAAGTACTAACCAAAGTTATTTGAAATTTCATTGTTGCGGGTTGTGCGATACGAGTTACGAGTTATTAGACGATAACTTATAAATTCTCCGATCCAGGGTGTAAGCGCC encodes:
- a CDS encoding branched-chain amino acid ABC transporter permease, whose translation is MNNTGRWLLWAGLILVLILYPKLFGIYYTNFFVTFAVFAVFSVSYNFLLGFTGLFSFGHAMFFGTGGYATALALKHIEGMPLIPALLFGFFAAALLALILSPLVVRVSGTAFAMLHLAFGQLMYVLALKLRTITGGEDGIGGFPLPDFQIPGILSVSIKDSANFYYFAMAVLGLSLWIMWFVTKTPFGQIQTGVRDNSKRVDYIGFKVPQTKAAVYVISGAFAGVAGSIYALFQNLISADGGLSVLISFTPVINVMVGGVASFFGPLLGTGVLQILTEITTRYTERVELVDGLILILVILFAPRGLMGFITYLKQRWGSPLAAKAPMEKVS
- a CDS encoding rubrerythrin family protein; amino-acid sequence: MMELKGSRTEKNILTAFAGESQARNRYTYFASQAKKEGLVQMSFIFEETANQEKEHAKRLFKLLSGGEVEIRASFPAGVIGSTAENLKAAAGGEHYEWAEMYPGFARIAREEGFNDIAMILESIAVAEKQHEKRYLGLLANLQSGRVFKKDKPVVWRCLNCGYLHEGPEAPDQCPACDHPRDYYELLRENW
- a CDS encoding ABC transporter ATP-binding protein translates to MNILETKGLYKDFKGLEVLFNVNLQVREGERHAIIGPNGAGKTTLFNVITGTYRPSQGKIHFKGKDVSGARPHELTRLGLGRSFQITSTFHNMTAFQNIRLAILSKNKIRFNLLHKVDKMKEITRETEEVLKRINLDGERNFPAAALSYGKHRSLEISMALATNPDLVLLDEPTAGMSRDETHTAVDLIRRLTEGKTMVIIEHDMDVVFSIADRITVLHYGQILTTGTPDEIRQNQAVKDAYLGEQEV
- a CDS encoding LysM peptidoglycan-binding domain-containing protein, giving the protein MENQSEIKNTPSPSPSQDQGSPFYFKQRFKLSALEIMFGLLIVIGLIYIGYFILFQESSGTSTKLQKKINFMETSSREQAGKFDQKIKAIQDNQTQLEVRLKSQEAINRDLSTKVGKLEKRLLEEKKPPVVKEKIQYKVKKGETLQGIAKKFKVSTDELVRWNKLDKNHPARTGDTLIIFPR
- a CDS encoding ABC transporter ATP-binding protein; translation: MLLNVQGLNTYYGLSHALQNISLRVAPGEIVALLGRNGMGKSTTLKSVMGLLKPKSGSIVFKGREISGLPPYKVAREGIGYVPEERRIFPELTVVDNLQIGIKGGKISENINGTKWTVERIFQHFPKLKERSGSKGRFLSGGEQQMLTIGRALMGNPELLLVDEPTEGLAPIMVQEVRDILAEINKAGVSILLVEHNFKVAMSLANRVYLMGKAHVGFSGTKEELNANPQAREKYMEV